The Setaria viridis chromosome 6, Setaria_viridis_v4.0, whole genome shotgun sequence genome contains a region encoding:
- the LOC117860036 gene encoding cytochrome P450 76M5 gives MESELWLLWATLVVSLLYYLSSLRRGTGTPRLPPGPRPLPLVGNLLDLRGQLHHTLARLARVHGPVMRLKLGLTTAVVVSSRGAAREAFARHDRRLAARAVPDAARALRFSDRSMIWLPSSDPRWKALRGIVATHVFSPRGLAAARGVRERKVRDLVGHLRDRAGLEVDVGQAVYGGVLNLVSSAFFSVDVVDDVGAESARGLRELMEAIIKAIAKPNVSDLVPFLRPLDLQGWRRRTAGHYWEIFRILDGIIDRRLAEASSSSKVTHGDFLDALLELLSAGKVARDNLTTILFDVFVAGSDTIAITVEWAMAELLRNPSIMAKVRMELDGVLGDKETVQEPDVASLPYLQAVVKEAMRLHPVAPILLPHQAVEDGVEIGGYMVPKGSTVIFNAWAIMRDPEVWERPEEFVPERFLDEAASVELRAKDFEFIPFGAGRRLCPGLPMAERVVPHIVASLLHGFDWRLPEGVSNEQLDLSEKFTTVNVLVVPLRAVPVMRT, from the coding sequence ATGGAGAGCGAGCTCTGGCTGCTATGGGCGACGCTCGTCGTGTCTCTCCTCTACTACCTGAGCAGCCTGAGACGAGGCACGGGCACCCCGCGGCTGCCGCCGGGACCCAGGCCGCTCCCTCTCGTCGGCAACCTCCTCGACCTGCGCGGCCAACTCCACCACACGCTCGCCCGCCTCGCACGCGTCCACGGCCCCGTCATGCGCCTCAAGCTGGGGCTCACCACGGCCGTGGTCGTCTcctcgcgcggcgcggcgagggaggcgtTCGCGAGGCAcgaccgccgcctcgccgcgcgcgccgtcccGGACGCCGCCCGGGCGCTGAGGTTCTCCGACCGCTCCATGATCTGGCTCCCGAGCTCCGACCCGCGGTGGAAGGCCCTGCGCGGCATCGTGGCCACGCACGTCTTCTCCCCGCGcggcctcgccgcggcgcgcggcgtccgCGAGCGCAAGGTCCGCGACCTGGTCGGCCACCTCCGAGACCGCGCCGGGCTGGAGGTGGACGTCGGCCAGGCCGTGTACGGCGGCGTGCTCAACCTCGTGTCGAGCGCCTTCTTCTCCGTCGACGTCGTCGATGACGTGGGCGCCGAGTCGGCTCGGGGGCTTCGGGAGCTCATGGAAGCGATCATCAAGGCGATCGCGAAGCCGAACGTCTCGGACCTTGTCCCGTTCCTCCGGCCGCTTGACCTGCAAGGATGGCGCCGCCGGACAGCCGGGCACTACTGGGAAATCTTCCGCATCTTGGATGGCATAATTGACCGCCGGCTGGCCGAGGCCTCCTCCTCATCCAAGGTCACGCACGGCGACTTCCTCGATGCGCTCCTCGAGCTCCTGTCCGCGGGCAAGGTCGCTCGTGACAACCTGACGACCATCCTTTTCGACGTGTTCGTAGCCGGGAGCGACACCATAGCGATCACGGTTGAGTGGGCGATGGCCGAGCTGCTCCGAAACCCGAGCATCATGGCCAAGGTGCGCATGGAGCTCGATGGCGTTCTCGGCGACAAAGAAACTGTCCAGGAGCCCGACGTGGCGAGCCTGCCGTACCTCCAGGCCGTGGTGAAGGAGGCGATGCGGCTGCACCCGGTGGCGCCGATACTGTTGCCGCATCAGGCCGTAGAGGACGGTGTCGAGATCGGCGGCTACATGGTGCCCAAGGGGAGCACCGTCATCTTCAACGCCTGGGCGATAATGCGGGATCCGGAGGTGTGGGAGAGGCCGGAGGAGTTCGTCCCGGAGCGGTTCTTGGACGAGGCTGCAAGTGTGGAGTTGAGGGCGAAGGACTTCGAGTTCATCCCGTTTGGGGCCGGACGGAGGCTGTGCCCTGGCTTGCCCATGGCAGAGCGTGTTGTGCCGCACATAGTGGCATCATTGCTACATGGGTTCGATTGGCGCCTGCCCGAGGGTGTATCCAATGAGCAATTGGACTTGAGCGAAAAGTTTACTACTGTAAATGTACTGGTCGTCCCACTTAGGGCAGTGCCCGTTATGAGAACCTAG